In a genomic window of Streptomyces pristinaespiralis:
- a CDS encoding O-antigen ligase family protein, protein MGSTGGPPTGRERRGDPEADPEHGRGTHSGPERGHGHGHGHGTHSEPERGRGTHADPERGPGPDTRGQGTDAGPERRNGTDAAGVVVLVGCAVWSLVSAAGRDGRPEGVLLAVFAVTAGYACGRISGSLLPVGGFVVTASGALAVAVASHDGVVPGAAAGAVTPLGQTGAVAALLVLGTGAACCAASAARTASGRTASHLFALAVACSALALASVPAFAACVTVMLCSLAAALIRRRTAVLTALALTTGLVAGATWAVAEDALPSGLATSVEAPLTVHRVELWRDAVTLARQEPVRGVGPARFGRLSPTSVQSPASGNKPHSAPLQQAAEQGVVGVALLAAVFGWILYGLRRSPRPAPVTLSAAAALTAVAVLACVGNVLSFAPVTTGAALLAGLATARTTREGQDL, encoded by the coding sequence ATGGGTTCAACGGGCGGTCCGCCCACGGGCCGGGAACGCCGAGGCGATCCGGAGGCGGACCCGGAACACGGGCGCGGGACGCACTCCGGCCCGGAACGCGGGCACGGGCACGGGCACGGGCACGGTACGCACTCCGAACCGGAACGCGGGCGGGGGACGCATGCCGACCCGGAACGCGGCCCAGGTCCGGACACGCGCGGCCAGGGCACGGACGCCGGCCCTGAACGCCGCAACGGCACGGACGCGGCGGGGGTCGTCGTCCTTGTCGGCTGCGCCGTGTGGTCGCTGGTCAGCGCGGCCGGGCGGGACGGGCGGCCGGAGGGCGTGCTGCTCGCCGTGTTCGCCGTCACGGCCGGATACGCGTGCGGGCGGATCTCGGGCTCCCTCCTCCCGGTCGGCGGCTTCGTCGTCACCGCGTCGGGTGCCCTCGCGGTTGCGGTCGCGTCCCATGATGGGGTGGTACCGGGAGCCGCCGCCGGTGCCGTCACTCCCCTCGGACAGACGGGTGCCGTCGCCGCCCTCCTGGTGCTCGGCACGGGGGCGGCCTGCTGCGCGGCGTCCGCCGCCCGTACCGCGAGCGGCAGGACGGCATCGCACCTGTTCGCGCTGGCCGTGGCCTGCTCCGCGCTCGCACTGGCCTCCGTGCCCGCGTTCGCGGCCTGCGTGACCGTGATGCTCTGTTCCCTCGCCGCGGCCCTGATACGGCGGCGCACCGCCGTTCTCACGGCACTCGCGCTGACCACCGGCCTCGTCGCGGGCGCCACGTGGGCCGTCGCGGAGGACGCCCTCCCCTCCGGGCTCGCCACCTCTGTGGAGGCGCCCCTCACCGTGCACAGGGTCGAACTGTGGCGGGACGCCGTCACCCTGGCGCGGCAGGAGCCCGTCCGGGGTGTCGGGCCGGCTCGCTTCGGCCGGCTGAGTCCGACGTCGGTCCAGTCGCCGGCCTCGGGGAACAAGCCCCACTCGGCACCGCTCCAGCAGGCGGCGGAGCAGGGAGTGGTCGGCGTCGCGCTGCTCGCGGCGGTCTTCGGCTGGATCCTGTACGGGCTGCGGCGTTCGCCCCGCCCGGCGCCGGTGACGCTGAGCGCAGCCGCCGCGCTCACGGCCGTGGCGGTACTGGCGTGCGTCGGCAACGTGCTGAGCTTCGCCCCCGTCACGACCGGGGCCGCGCTGCTCGCGGGACTGGCCACGGCACGCACGACCCGGGAGGGACAGGACCTGTAG
- a CDS encoding glutamate racemase — protein MKIALMDSGIGLLAAAAVVRTLRPDADLVLSSDPGSMPWGPRTPDDVAGRALTVARAAAAHKPDALIVACNTASVHALPALRAELEPSIPVIGTVPAIKPAAAGGGPVAIWATPATTGSPYQRGLIKEFAGSVEVTEVPCPGLADAVERADKDAIDRAVAAAAALTPRDVRAVVLGCTHYELVSERIRAAVQQPGLPPLVLHGSAGAVAAQALRRIGAEPAPDASPSGRLTVLLSGTEATLPAEALGYAEGRLLPAVTPAR, from the coding sequence GTGAAGATCGCGCTCATGGACTCCGGAATCGGTCTGCTGGCGGCGGCGGCCGTGGTGCGTACGCTGCGCCCCGACGCCGATCTGGTGCTGTCCTCCGACCCCGGCAGCATGCCCTGGGGCCCTCGTACACCGGACGATGTCGCCGGGCGCGCGCTGACCGTGGCGCGGGCGGCCGCCGCGCACAAGCCCGACGCGCTCATCGTCGCCTGCAACACCGCTTCCGTGCACGCCCTGCCCGCGCTCCGGGCGGAGCTCGAGCCGTCGATCCCCGTCATCGGTACGGTCCCCGCGATCAAGCCCGCCGCGGCCGGGGGCGGTCCGGTCGCGATCTGGGCGACCCCGGCGACCACGGGCAGCCCGTACCAGCGCGGGCTCATCAAGGAGTTCGCCGGCTCGGTCGAGGTGACCGAGGTTCCCTGTCCCGGTCTCGCCGACGCGGTGGAGCGGGCGGACAAGGACGCGATCGACCGGGCCGTCGCCGCGGCGGCGGCGCTCACCCCTCGCGACGTCCGGGCCGTCGTCCTCGGCTGCACCCACTACGAACTGGTCTCCGAGCGCATCCGGGCCGCGGTCCAGCAGCCCGGCCTGCCGCCCCTCGTCCTGCACGGCTCGGCGGGAGCCGTCGCCGCGCAGGCCCTGCGCCGGATCGGTGCGGAGCCCGCGCCCGACGCGTCGCCGAGCGGCCGGCTCACGGTGCTGCTCAGCGGTACGGAAGCCACTCTTCCGGCGGAGGCGCTCGGCTACGCCGAGGGCCGCCTGCTGCCTGCGGTGACTCCCGCGCGCTGA
- a CDS encoding TerD family protein, producing MSMLKGANTPVSVRSVRVELGWHSAPGVPDVDASALLLQSSGKVRSDSDFVFYNQPAHASGAVRHEGKQSATGTTTDSVAVDLDRVESSIERVVLAASADGGTFGQVPGLRIRVLDAASGDEIARYDSQDATVETAFVLGELYRRQGAWKFRAVGQGYGTGLEGLATDFGITVDEPQQAPVTEAAVTQATLPAVTPPVATPPPPPAAPAPQPAPPAPATPAAPPAPVRLTKVTLTKESPSVSLTKQGGTSGAMRVNLSWQVRKQFQGWGAKLGRAIAMHGDLDLDLCALYELSDGRKGVVQALGNAFGALNQPPFIHLDGDDRTGGTPGENLTINLDRRQDIRRVVIFVTVYQGARSFADLDATVTLQPQHGAAIDFSLGECTVPSTVCALALITNTGSDLVVQREARFLVPERGVSPQRTIDHAYGWGMNWTPGRK from the coding sequence ATGTCCATGCTTAAGGGAGCGAACACTCCGGTGTCGGTGCGGAGTGTCCGCGTCGAGCTGGGCTGGCACTCCGCACCGGGGGTGCCCGACGTCGACGCGTCGGCACTCCTCCTGCAGTCGTCGGGGAAGGTCCGTTCCGACAGCGACTTCGTCTTCTACAACCAGCCGGCGCACGCCTCGGGAGCCGTACGGCACGAAGGCAAGCAGTCCGCGACCGGCACCACGACCGATTCCGTCGCGGTCGACCTCGACCGCGTCGAGAGCTCGATCGAGCGCGTCGTGCTGGCCGCCTCGGCGGACGGCGGCACCTTCGGACAGGTGCCCGGCCTCCGTATCAGGGTGCTCGACGCCGCCTCCGGCGACGAGATCGCCCGCTACGACAGCCAGGACGCCACGGTCGAGACGGCCTTCGTGCTCGGAGAGCTCTACCGGCGCCAGGGCGCATGGAAGTTCCGCGCCGTCGGGCAGGGCTACGGCACCGGCCTCGAAGGACTCGCCACGGACTTCGGCATCACCGTCGACGAACCGCAGCAGGCCCCCGTCACCGAGGCCGCCGTCACCCAGGCCACCCTCCCCGCGGTCACGCCGCCCGTCGCCACCCCGCCGCCCCCGCCGGCGGCCCCGGCCCCACAGCCGGCACCGCCCGCGCCGGCCACCCCCGCCGCGCCGCCGGCCCCGGTACGCCTCACGAAGGTGACGCTGACCAAGGAGTCGCCGAGCGTCTCCCTCACCAAGCAGGGCGGCACCTCCGGCGCGATGCGCGTCAACCTCAGCTGGCAGGTCCGCAAGCAGTTCCAGGGCTGGGGCGCCAAGCTCGGCCGCGCCATCGCCATGCACGGCGACCTCGACCTCGACCTGTGCGCGCTCTACGAACTCTCCGACGGCCGCAAGGGCGTCGTCCAGGCCCTCGGCAACGCCTTCGGGGCGTTGAACCAGCCCCCGTTCATCCACCTCGACGGGGACGACCGCACCGGCGGCACCCCGGGCGAGAACCTCACCATCAACCTCGACCGCCGCCAGGACATCCGCCGCGTCGTCATCTTCGTGACCGTCTACCAGGGCGCCCGCAGCTTCGCCGACCTCGACGCGACGGTGACCCTGCAGCCGCAGCACGGAGCGGCGATCGACTTCTCGCTGGGCGAGTGCACCGTCCCCTCCACGGTCTGCGCCCTGGCCCTGATCACGAACACCGGCTCCGACCTCGTCGTCCAGCGGGAGGCCCGCTTCCTGGTCCCGGAACGCGGTGTCAGCCCGCAGCGCACGATCGACCACGCCTACGGCTGGGGCATGAACTGGACCCCCGGCCGCAAGTGA
- a CDS encoding glycosyltransferase, whose translation MSALAWTAVGSLAAWGWLLLGQGFFWRTDQRLPDREDPSHWPDVAVVVPARDEADVLPVSLPTLLAQDYPGRAGIVLVDDNSGDGTGDLARSLAARHGGLPLRVVTPGEPGHGWTGKLWALRHGIAAAGEREPEFLLLTDADIAHAPDSLRQLVAAAHTEGLDLVSQMARLRVASGWERLVVPAFVYFFSQLYPFRRINKEGARTAAAAGGCVLLRTKAATRAGIPDSIRQAVIDDVALARAVRRTGGRIWLGLADRVDSVRPYPRLADLWRMVSRSAYAQLRHSPPVLAGTVAGLALVYLAPPAALLGGLLGRDAVAAWAGAGAWAVMAGTYLPMLRYYRQPPLLALTLPFTAALYLLMTVDSAVQHYRGRGAAWKGRTYARPEAAGDA comes from the coding sequence ATGAGCGCTCTTGCCTGGACCGCCGTCGGATCGCTGGCCGCCTGGGGGTGGCTGCTGCTCGGCCAGGGGTTCTTCTGGCGGACCGACCAGCGGCTGCCGGACCGCGAGGATCCATCGCACTGGCCGGATGTCGCCGTCGTGGTACCGGCGCGGGACGAGGCGGACGTGCTCCCCGTGAGCCTGCCGACGCTGCTCGCCCAGGACTACCCGGGCCGGGCCGGGATCGTGCTCGTCGACGACAACAGCGGTGACGGTACGGGGGACCTGGCGCGGTCACTGGCGGCGCGGCACGGTGGCCTGCCGCTGCGTGTGGTGACGCCGGGCGAGCCCGGCCACGGCTGGACCGGGAAGCTGTGGGCCCTGCGGCACGGCATCGCCGCCGCCGGCGAACGCGAGCCGGAGTTCCTGCTGCTCACCGACGCCGACATCGCCCACGCACCGGACAGTCTGCGGCAGTTGGTCGCCGCGGCGCACACCGAGGGGCTGGACCTCGTGTCGCAGATGGCGCGGCTGCGGGTGGCGAGCGGCTGGGAGCGACTGGTGGTCCCGGCGTTCGTGTACTTCTTCTCGCAGCTGTATCCGTTCCGTCGGATCAACAAGGAAGGGGCGCGGACCGCAGCCGCGGCGGGCGGCTGTGTGCTGCTGCGCACGAAGGCCGCGACACGGGCCGGAATCCCGGACTCGATCCGCCAGGCGGTGATCGACGACGTCGCCCTGGCGCGTGCCGTGCGGCGCACCGGCGGCAGGATCTGGCTCGGTCTGGCCGACCGGGTCGACAGCGTGCGCCCGTATCCACGCCTCGCGGACCTGTGGCGGATGGTGTCGCGCAGTGCCTACGCCCAGCTGCGTCACAGCCCGCCGGTGCTGGCGGGGACCGTCGCGGGGCTGGCGCTGGTGTATCTCGCCCCGCCGGCGGCGCTGTTGGGCGGGCTGCTCGGCCGGGACGCGGTGGCCGCGTGGGCGGGGGCGGGGGCGTGGGCGGTGATGGCGGGCACGTACCTGCCGATGCTGCGCTACTACCGCCAGCCGCCGCTCCTCGCGCTGACCCTGCCGTTCACCGCCGCGCTGTATCTCCTGATGACGGTCGACTCCGCGGTGCAGCACTACCGGGGGCGCGGCGCCGCGTGGAAGGGACGCACCTACGCGCGGCCGGAGGCCGCCGGCGACGCCTGA